In a genomic window of Gossypium arboreum isolate Shixiya-1 chromosome 7, ASM2569848v2, whole genome shotgun sequence:
- the LOC108464741 gene encoding uncharacterized protein LOC108464741, whose translation MLRSFLIDFGGSWEDYLPLTEFTYNNNYQSSIQMEPYKALYGRRCRIPSCWTEFGERCVLGPKLVYDTEDKVRLIQDQLKAASNREKLYADLKHKKIEYSVGDFVFFKVSPWKKLELPPELERIHDVFHVSMLRHYRSDPTYVVPVEEIEVRLDLNFEEEPVQILDRDVRVLRRKSILLVKVLWCNHSSEKATSKPKEAMQQ comes from the exons atgttaaggagttttcTGATTGACTTtggaggcagttgggaggattacttgccactAACAGAGTTTACTTACAACAATaactaccagtctagcatacagatggaaCCTTACAAAgcactatatggtcgtaggtgtcgcattccttcatgttggactgagttcgGTGAGCGGTGTGTTCTGGGCCCTAAGCTAGTAtatgatactgaggataaggtcagattaATTCAGGATCAACTAAAGGCAGCATCAAATAGAGAGAAGttgtatgcggatctgaaacataagaaaattgagtattctgtgggagatTTTGTCTTtttcaaggtctcgccatggaagaag TTAGAGCTACCACCAGAATTAGagcggattcatgatgtgttccacgtctctatgctgAGACATTACCGCTCTGATCCTACATATGTTGTACCGGTTGAGGAGATTGAAGTTAGACTAGATCTGAATTTTGAGGAGGAACCAGTTCAAATATTGGACCGAGATGTGAGAGTATTGAGAAGGAAGTCTATTCTACTGGTTAAGGTTTTATGGTGTAATCACAGCTCTGAGAAGGCCACATCGAAACCTAAGGAAGCGATGCAACAATAG